A single window of Gossypium hirsutum isolate 1008001.06 chromosome A10, Gossypium_hirsutum_v2.1, whole genome shotgun sequence DNA harbors:
- the LOC107895963 gene encoding major pollen allergen Bet v 1-E, producing the protein MGVVSYNYESTSPVAPARLFKAFVLEDDKVWPIAAPHAIKSIEVEANPGPGSIVKINFVKGLPFQYMKHQIGGHDENKFSYSYSLIEGGPLGDKLEKINYENKFEAAVGGGTVCKSSMKFYTVGDYVITEDEIKALIKGNEGVYQAIEAYLLANPDACN; encoded by the exons ATGGGTGTTGTCTCTTATAACTATGAGTCTACCTCCCCAGTCGCTCCCGCCAGGCTTTTCAAGGCCTTCGTTCTTGAAGATGACAAGGTCTGGCCCATAGCTGCCCCTCATGCAATCAAGAGTATTGAGGTTGAAGCTAATCCTGGCCCTGGAAGTATCGTAAAGATCAACTTTGTTAAAG gcCTTCCATTCCAATATATGAAGCACCAGATTGGAGGACATGATGAAAACAAATTTTCATACAGTTACAGTTTGATTGAAGGTGGGCCTTTGGGGGACAAGCTTGAGAAAATCAACTACGAGAATAAGTTTGAGGCAGCTGTAGGTGGAGGAACTGTTTGCAAGAGCTCGATGAAATTTTACACTGTTGGTGACTATGTAATCACTGAAGATGAAATCAAGGCTCTCATTAAAGGGAATGAGGGAGTTTACCAAGCCATTGAAGCTTACCTCTTAGCTAATCCCGATGCTTGCAACTAA